In Euphorbia lathyris chromosome 10, ddEupLath1.1, whole genome shotgun sequence, a single genomic region encodes these proteins:
- the LOC136208221 gene encoding transcription factor bHLH63-like, with translation MWVERGFKESKDKRVRAYAYAYAEETKTSNRNNNSDNSKISEVQKPDYIHIRALRGQAADSHSLAERVRREKISERMKYLQHLVPRCNKITGKAGMLDEIINYVQSLQRQVETMITMINQAIGEATVASQQCKTVVAQYGQRIMDFLLAEMKTEIYIFF, from the exons ATGTGGGTAGAGAGAGGTTTCAAGGAGAGCAAGGACAAAAGGGTGAGAGCATATGCATATGCATATGCAGAGGAAACTAAAACTAGCAACCGTAACAATAACAGTGACAATTCTAAGATTTCTGAGGTTCAAAAGCCCGATTACATTCACATACGTGCTCTCCGCGGCCAAGCCGCTGATAGCCATAGCTTAGCTGAAAGA GTGAGAAGGGAAAAAATCAGCGAGAGAATGAAGTATTTGCAACATCTAGTGCCCAGATGCAACAAAATCACAGGAAAGGCCGGCATGCTTGATGAAATCATTAACTATGTTCAATCTCTTCAAAGACAAGTAGAG ACTATGATTACCATGATAAATCAAGCTATCGGAGAAGCTACAGTAGCTAGCCAGCAGTGCAAGACTGTAGTTGCTCAATATGGACAAAGaattatggatttccttttagcTGAGATGAAAACCgaaatctatatttttttttga